The Silurus meridionalis isolate SWU-2019-XX chromosome 18, ASM1480568v1, whole genome shotgun sequence genome includes the window AAAGAGGTGGTTATGCTGCACTCAAATGTAGGTCTGGACTGAGAGATTTTTGAAAATCTCttcaaattatttgttttataattcaaTCATTTAGAACCATTGGTGGATTAGGATGCAGGAGTGTCATATGTACAGAAAACGGTTATACCATACAATTCAATTCTTACTCTGTGAATCCTCCAGCAGTTAAAGACAAATTATAAGGATGTTAAAGGAGAAAAATAGACCTTCTTCTTGATTTTTGTACAAAATTAACAGCAATAATGAGTGAATCGTAGAATATTTGCGCACAGGTCAAGATTTCTGTTCTAAAGCTGTGTTTTTGATCACATGCTTTTAAGGAAGAGATGAGACTTAAGTCTTTAACACTTTATCACAAATTTGCTTGAATATGAAGACTGGCCTAGAAAAAGAGCAGAATAATTAATATTCAAGATGAACTTTctcttttaatttgtttattcctataaaaataaaaattgtggcTTTCGACTTCTGGACTCATTAGTGCCTCATGCTCATGTTCAGATACAAATAAACAGAGCAGTACACTAAAGGAGAAATTAAACGGATTTGTGATGTGTGGCTACACTTAGTGCTCACATTTTAgccaaaaaacacatttaaatgaagAGTGCTTATGCtattttagtgtgtttttttggcTACCCCAACACTCACTTGTGTAGGAGTTCAACTATAAAGAGAAAACAATTTTTCCAATCCATCTACCTCCGCTATTTCCTCAACAACATCGAGTGGCTATGACTCACTGGAACAGCCATTagtttctttacatttttttttactgtaaataattaGGAACTGAAATTGCCTGAGTATTGGAGAAGGGgtttgctggtaccgatctttaaaaataccgtgcagacctgcagtaactacaggggactcaagttgatcagtcacaccatgaagttatgggaaagagtagtggaagccaggctgagagaagaggtgaccatctgtgagcaacagtatggtttcatgttgAAGAGTTCCACAgttgcattatttgctttgtgaATGTTGATTAAgtgtagagaaggtcagaaggagttgcattttgtgtttgtggatttagagaacgcgtacgacagggtggagagcggagttgtggtattgtatgtgagggtggtgcaggacatgtgtgaggacagtgtgacagcagtgaagtgtgcagtaggaacgacagactggtttaaggtgaaggtgGGACTggatcaaggatcagctctgagccctttcttgtttgcagtggcgatggacaggttgacagacgaggtcagacaggagtctccatggactatgatgtttgcaaatgatagttatttgtggtgagagtagggagcaggttaagaagagcctggagaggtggaggtacacgctggagggaaggggaatgaaagttagcaggagtaagacagagtacgtgtgtgaatgagagggagggcagtggagtggtgcggttgcagggagaagaggtggaggagttcaggcacctggggtcaacagtgcaaagtaatggagagtgtgttggggaagtgaagaaaagagtgcaggcagggtggagtgggtggagaagagtgatagcaggagtgatttgtgatagaagagtatctgtgagagtgaaagtttataggactgtggtgagacctgagatgttgtatggtttagagacagtggcattgagtaaaagacaggaggtggagctggaggtagcagagctgaagatgttgaggtttttgttgggagtgacgacgatggacaggattagaaattagtttattaaagagactccaaaccatgtaaaccatagcTATACATCTTtacaatgctggaacaggttttggtttcGTAGATTGCTGCTTAGGATATACAAGCGTGTGCCTCAAACTTTCTGGTTTGGAGAAGAtctgcatatggctggaaaagtcaggtgtccaaacacattttttaatcgCTATAGTGCATCATGACTGCTGCTTGTTTCAAGGCTCACTCACTTGATTAATCTTTTATCTCGCAGGAAGTGGACGACTCTGGGGTGGACATCTTCACCGTGTTGTTTCCATCCGGCACGCCCCTCCCTGCCCGTCGCCAGCACACCCTACAGGGTCCCGGCAGCCTGGCTTCAGTGTGTTTGGAGCTCTTCCAGGCCAACAAACCTTTAGCACAGGTCTCCTACACCAGCACAATCTAATCTAACATACCAGTTCAATCGCTGTGGTCAAAGTAGTAAATGCTGCATCTtcttataatacattttttcaaattGTCTCCTGCAGATTGTCCTTAGGGACCTTCAACCTAAAGAGGAGATGCATGATATCGTCACAGTGGTTACAATGAAGAGGTGAAGTCCACATGTTGGAATATTGTTCTAACTTGCAGAAGAAGCTCTGCAGTAGTGTATCGCTTTACTAAAGCCGTATGTGTGTGCGCTCGTCTTTTTCAGGGACGGTTCTCTCCACGTCACTTGCACAGAACAAGGCAGCGGCAGATCGGaggctgttactatagaaacagctGCAGCAGCGTCATAGGAAGCCTTCATACACTCGCATGGTGTGCTGTTTTAACGTCTAAACCACAGCACCTGTAATGCATGTGCTCTTTAGAAAGCCTCGGGCATTTCAAAACGATCACACGTTCCCTCaaacgagtttttttttttttttttttttttcggaaatctgacatttaataaaaaataatcttgttCATTAAAAGTCATATTTGAGTGATTTTGAGTTTGAACTTTAAGTGTTAAGAAATGCCACACaagtaaaatttaaaaaaaaaaaaattgtgattctGGATTTATTAAGGACTGGAGTTTAGTTTATAACTATTGGCACCCTTTTTTAAAACGAGTGTAtaaagattgtaaaaaaaaaaataaataaaaaatacacttccACTGgtgggaaaaaatgtaaaaggtttGCATGCAGTTTCTCTGTGGCAGGGTTCGTTACAACCTGACAAACATTTCAGGTGCCATATAAACGaaacttatttaaaaataaatgcatgcacGCCACCTTTATAATAAGCTACTTGCAAAACTAGGAACACTAGGAAACCCCTTTACCACTTTGCATCCGTCTTCTGGTTGCACCTGCAGTTAAATATATTGTCAGTGCTCTGTTTTGAAGGTGGAGTAACGTATGCGTGTGGTTTATTGATATAATCATCCTGCAGCTTAAAAGAATTCATAGAGGCTTCATATAACAGCTGACGCAGGGAAACGATAATGtgtctttatttaaaacaaaaacaataaacaagaaGGTTTTTACATGGAGGATAAATGAAATCAATATACATGGTTATTAAATTATGAACTAAAATGACCCCTAATGTGCAACAGGAAATTTTGGTTAATATGTGAGGTGAGGCGGTTGTAGAATAAATACGAACAGGCAAAAACAGCATTATTATTGTAAgaaatactttaaaaataattttagtaCACAAAGTAATAACTTTGTGACACGGCATAAACCGGTGTGACTGTTAGCACCTGAAGTTATTTTCCAGTGACTTTTATTAGGTAATAAAATAGCACTCATCATCCACCCTTTTCTTCCCTCTTGAAGTTAATATACCTAAATTGCTCCCAATGGATTTTCTCAGTGCAAagactgttacaaagtgctgacactggagactccttccaggatTGTTATATGAATAAACGTTTCCTTTCTCATACCAAATACTTCTTCATATTCCGTAGATCGCTGTACAACACCTTTCACTAAGTGTTAATCTAGAAATGACAGTATTGGAATGTATGGGTATATATAAAACTGCTGTCGAATTACTGTTACAAAAAAATTCATctttcgaccaatcagaatcgagaattcaacagcactgcTCTATAAAAAAGTCACCActgacatttaattaattacatttttcctgaGCAACTTTTTACTCCCTACTTGTGGAGATCTTTCTcttcattaattataaaatatggcATTTCGGTAGAACCACACTTCTTTTGAAATGGTCAGTTCATATACTCTTCTTTTTATCAAAACATTTGAGAAGTGAAATTGTTGATTAGGCTGAACCCCGCTATTGATTTTCGGTGGTCATGTCCTCTCCAGCAGCCAACTTCTTGTACAGCTTGTTTAGCTCCTCAGGCTGTGGAATCTTGGAACCTGGAGTCATTGGCAGATCAAAATCAGACGACACCTGCGAATCTGAAACTGGTTCTTTCTGCTCTCTGGCATTGCATTGGTTCTGGCCAGTTAAAGCTGGTTGCGTTTTAACCGGCGAGTGAAAACAGTTACCTGTATACGTGGTGGAATGTTGTACAGGTTCTGTGTCGGGTTGGCTGAGGCTCTCTAAAGCAGCCTCTGATACATATGTGGACTGAGAGGATGTCACATGGCCTGACTCTGATTCGTTGTCATCACTGAAGAGCTCAGGGGACTGCGATGTCTGATTAGTAGACATAGTCTGGCTGTTCTGACTGTTCTCCAGCTCACAGCTGTCATCAGTCACAACCGGCTCTGCTGTGAAGAATGTACTCCAGCTGGGCGGAGTCGGCTTTAAAGGGGGTGGGGACATACCTAAGCAGGATGGAGTGTGCGTGGCATCCCCAGATGCCTTACTTGCAGGaagttcctcctcctcctcttccacttcatcatcatcatcatcatcatcatcgttggACTCTGTGCAGTCCATGTAGTTGGATGTCTGTACTAGAGCCTGCTGCTGTGGTACAATTTCTGTTTCTATGACTTCAAGATCTGATTTTTCCAGGCTGTGATGCTCTTTTTCCTCATTGACAGCAAGCTTCTTTCTCAATGGTGCAACAGCGAGTTCCTCAAACAGCTCATCATCGCTGTCGGCGCCTGGGACACAATAGAACTTTTATCCACTGGCTATGTAGTAAGAGTGTAAGGACACGATTTAAAGTGATCCACAATATTGACTTCCTGACTTCgattctttttatgtttttttttttttatactgttatCTTGTAACCTTAAACATAcagcgatcaggcataacattatgaccacctgcctaatattgtgttgtttttggacttcgtcaaactcgctcaagttcttacacttgcccattttactgattctaacacatcaattttgaggacaaaatgttcacttcctGCCTGATATATCCCACTGACTACcgggtgccatgatgaagagagaatcagtgttattcacttcaccagtcataatgttatgcctgatctgtgtataaTGCCTGTTGGGTTTTGCCATTTAGATCTCAAAGGCCTTCCATAAAAGTACATAGTATTTGAATTCCAACAAAATATGGGGAAGAACATAAAAACGACTGTTTAGGTGTATAATGTACTGTTATACCCTGTGATGTGGACTTTGCTCTGGCTCGTTTTATCTTCCCAAGAGGCTTATAGATGACAGCCATTCCTGAATTTTTTCTACGCATAATATTCAGtctggaggaaaaaagaaaagaaacagcatGTAGAACAGCTGGATCAGGCAAGCAATCTTAATTTATTCATACATGACATGCGTATGAGGGCTTACAGCTCCATCACTTCCTCTACGGTTCGGCCCATCGGAACCACGTTAGGGTAAATATGGACAGGATTGATGTATGACAGGAAATCCTTGATCTGATTATAGAAGGATGGATGTACATACACTGACAGGGTGTAATTATTGCAAATATAATGTCTAATCATTTTGGTCTTTCTTACCTCGGAGTATGAAGAATGAAAGGAGAAACAAGCCCTGTAGGAGCTTCCACCCATCCTAAAAGAAAACGCAGGAAGGTGTTTATGCATCTTTAACCATCGGTGATGATTGATTTGAAGCCTAGCTTCAGCATGAGAGTCAAACAGACTCCCCCCAGTTCCATtcaaacactaaataaatgtttgttattaATTTAAGGGTTGGACTTCCTGTAAAATCAACCAATGTACCCTTTCCCTTCATGATGTACTTGGATGTATTCTGAATGTTGTTCCTTCTTCAGCTTTTAAACTGAAACAGTCTTGTAAAGTATTTAGATCTTAACCACACCATAGTGCACAAGTTTACACTCCATGTTTTccaattaaaatacaaaatctgCATGAATCATGATAcacataagacaaaaaaacaaaaaaaaca containing:
- the dclre1c gene encoding protein artemis encodes the protein MCRFEVYLSSHWCKEVRMSSFPGRMKEYPTISIDRFDKDNLHARAYFLSHCHKDHMKGLKGPLLKRKLKFSLTVKLYCSFVTKELLLNNPKYDFWEGRIVALELDSPTHISLTDEVTGEVEDIVVTLLPAGHCPGSVMFLFEGAQGTVLYTGDFRLAAGDAARMEHLHSGNRVKDIQSVYLDSTFYDPRFYQIPSREACLNGIRKLVQDWICLSPYHVVWLNCKAAYGYEYLFTNLGQEFNLQVHVNSLNMYRQMPEILDHVTSNRATQIHACRHPKDDELFRANRLPCGSLALDGTPLRIISIKPSTMWFGERTRKTNVIVKMGGSSYRACFSFHSSYSEIKDFLSYINPVHIYPNVVPMGRTVEEVMELLNIMRRKNSGMAVIYKPLGKIKRARAKSTSQGADSDDELFEELAVAPLRKKLAVNEEKEHHSLEKSDLEVIETEIVPQQQALVQTSNYMDCTESNDDDDDDDDEVEEEEEELPASKASGDATHTPSCLGMSPPPLKPTPPSWSTFFTAEPVVTDDSCELENSQNSQTMSTNQTSQSPELFSDDNESESGHVTSSQSTYVSEAALESLSQPDTEPVQHSTTYTGNCFHSPVKTQPALTGQNQCNAREQKEPVSDSQVSSDFDLPMTPGSKIPQPEELNKLYKKLAAGEDMTTENQ